The genome window TGCATATTATTTTGAAACTATCCACAGGAAATCACTTGAATTTTTTGCATAAAACTGCTAGTGCGACAAACTCTTAGTACTTAAGTCCTGAATTTCGATATTTTTGGGTAGCGCAAATTTTTCATCTGCTATTTTTTGCCCGGTAGTTACTCTTACAGCTTCACGAGTAATGGTTCTTTCGGTCGCTATTTTGGGTATTCTTTTGAGCACAATTTGTTTCCAAATCCAAAACTTAGCGGCTAGTCGTTTTACCTCCCATACATCACAAGTAAGGTCTGTTACCTGATCTTGTCCGGTTTTTTGTCCCCCTAGTTTAAACAGCTTTTGTGCGTTAATTCGACTTAAGTCTTGAGGGTTTAAGCTGATTTGTTTTGGGTTTTGATCATAGGCTGGGTTACGCATTTTGGTGCCGGTTTTTTCCAGAAAATCTATGCTGTACACCCATTCTTTATCAGTCAGTATCATACGGTCAACCTTACGGTCGACATTGCTGCCTACCTTAAGCGTGGCTTTGGTATAACGGGCTTCACGAGCTCCCCACTGATCAAAATACACTGTTTCATACCCTTGTTGAATGCCATTAAGTCGGTAACTTATTTCGCCTGATTCTACCTCATAGCGGTGTGTTTTTGCTGTATTGCTGCCTGTTTTGTTACCACCACAGGCAGTGAGTCCACTTGCTAGTATGCACCACCCAAAAAAAAATAAAAGTTTTGTATGCTTCATAAAAATTAAAAATTTTCTTCTGGCTACAAATGTAAAGGTTTATTCGAGAGAACTCACTTTACAGGCAGGGCAATCCTAAGGTTTTCTTCGAGATTAAGTAACAAGTCATCATTAAAGGTTTCTCTACCCTACACAACAGATGCTTTAGGTTGGCTAGAGTAATGAAAGCGTAGGTGTAAGCTTGTACCCAATGGGTGAATGCTGCTTGTAGCTCATTGCACTGATATGTGTCGGTACCTAAGGGTTTACAGTTCATTGCCTCCTATATATTTTGTTTGGTTTTCTTTTTGTGGCTAAAATTTGTTATATTTCTTACATGAACTATTCTATACTTATACTATGAATTATATACCCATCGCAAGGGCTGCTGATACTATACAGCAAGCCAGCCGGCTTTGGGAAGCTTACCCAACCAATGAAGGGAATAAAGGGGGAGAGTTGTTTTGGGCAGCTTACTATAAAGCCATTGACGAATCGAAAAAAACACAAAAGCAGCACATGAATGTTTGGGCAAATGAGGTGCCCGTGCAGATAACCAGCAACCAGACAATGGCCGCCCCCCAATTGTTTACCATTAACCCCAACCAAAGACAGGCATTCTTAAAAAAACTATGGGCTTATCAGGTATTGCCCGTTGCCAAAGCGTTTACCGTAGCTTGGTTTGCCATGAGCGTGTTTTTTGGGGCAGTCAATCAAGATGGAGGTTCTTATCAGTTAGTAACCATCAGCGCCATTTTGTTGGTGTTGTTTATCACAGGCATTGCCTACCACTATTGGGTAATATGCCGCCCCCTAGCCGACATGCAATTAATGATAGACCGCTTGGGTATCATACGTGAAGGTACCGGGCTTGACCACCTCAGCATTAGCTATAGCGAGATTCTTGACATTAAAAGAAACCCTTTAGGAATGCAGGTGTTCATTCAGCCCAAGGGACGTATTCAGGAAGAGCGCGAATCTGTATTGTTACCCGAAGCACTCCTCAATTATCCGTTGGTATGCGAACTACTCCAGAAACACCTTGCGACCAATCATCAATACTATGACCTTACCTCGTACTAATTCATGTGTTTTATGGCTATACAACAAGTAGAAACAAAAGCAACTGGCTTGTGGCAATCTTTTGCCCCCAGTGCCCCCAAAGAACAAGAAAGTTTTTGGACGAATTATGAAAAACTCATTGCCAAAAGCAAAAAACAACAACGCAACTATCGGGCGGTTGCCCCTGCCCAGGCTTGTCATACTGTACCAAAGTCTACTGCTTTGCCTTTTGTGTTTTCGGTAGATACCCACCAAAAAAAGAGCTATTTACTTGAGCAATTCAAGCAAACACTTCATCAGGTAATGATTCCCCTGGCAATTGCCGGGTGTTTTCTTAACATGGTATTGTTATTACAAAAACCGTATGTGTTGATGGCTGTTTTTGCCAACCTGCTGGGAGCAATATTTTGTTTGTCAATATTCTTTTTTTGTTTCCAAAAAAGAATCTCTGAGTTGAACACCCTGATAGAAATTTCGCCCCAGTCGCTTACCAGAATAGGGGGAGGGTTTCGTTCGCAAAAAATACATTATTATGACATTGCCGAAATAAGGCATACCACCCGAGGAATGAGCATTATCTGCTATGATTCTATCCATTCAAAAGATCGTTTGTACGAAGCCCTTGTCATTCCTAAAGCTTTTCAGCATTACCAACAAGCACAAGCCCTCATCAATCATTATTGGAGCAATCACCAAGTGAAGATGGCAGTGAAGTAGTACGATGGTGAGCCCCAAAATAACTAAAAGTGCTGGTTCTCACAGAAAATAATGCGATATATGTTCGTTGATTGCCTATATAGTTTTATGTTTGCAGTTGTTCCTGCCAGACAGCATGTAGAAAGGCGATATGCCAAACTTTTGAAGTACTCCAGCAACTTTATACAAGCGGTTTTTGCCAACAAATACTTTTTTCACTGTTAAAGTAGGGTAAAAGTGAGGTGATTGTGCTATTATAGTACAATGTTTGGTAAGGGTACAATAAAATGCAAACTAAGAACTAAATGATCAAAAGGTTCATTCCTGAAAACCAATGGTGGCTATGGCTGCTTGTGTTAATTTTTACTTATACATCAGGCTTTGCGCAAACTCACCCCGTGGTGGTTCAGCAGACTTCTCAGATGCAGCTAATAGGCACCAGTGTAGCTTATCTAAAAGATACATCGGCTAAGCTAAGCTTGCATGACGTTCTGAAGCCTGAATACCAGCAAAGGTTTCAAAACCAAGGCAAGGTAGTGTTTAACTCTGATGCTACCAATGCCGCCTTTTGGTTTAAGTTTGTGGTAAAAAATGAAACCAATGAGGACCTATGGCTGAAAATAGGTGATAACTTTGCCTCTTGGTACCTTGACTTTTATACACCTGTTAAAGGTGATTCGTTAGGTAAACATACTCGTCCAAGACTTTTAGGGGCGTTGCGTCCCCAGCAAAATAGAGAATTCCCCTCTCATTTTTATTGTGTCAGACTTGCCAAAGAAGATGACCGCCAAACCAAGGTGTTTTACCTGCGTGCCAAGGGTAATTTTCCAAAAGTATATACTTTTCAAGTGGGTACCACGTATGCTTTGACCAAACACCTCAACGTATACGAATACATTGTGTCAGGTTTTGTAGCACTTATATTGTCTATGTTGGTATACAATGCCTTTATTTGGTATTCTACCCGCGACAAAATCTACCTTTATTACATCCTGGCATTATTGGGCATTTTGATGAACATTACCTTTGACAGTGGTTACCCGCTTATACATCACCCCTTGCTTTGGAAATATTTTTTTTGGTGGCACGGCACTGGCTTTTTGTTTATATGTTTGTTTGCTGTTCATTACCTTGAACTTGCCAAAAATGCCCCCAAGGTATATTACTTTATTGTACTTTTGATGTTTTTTGTCATAGGGGTGTTTCCAGTATTGGGCTTACTTACCAACAACGCCCCCGGGTTGATGATTCCCTATCAAATCATTGTATTGCTATTTTATAGTAGCTTGTTGTTTACCGCATTTTTCCTCTGGTATAAGGGATTACGTAACGCCCGCTTTTATGTATGGGGCTGGAGTTTTGTTATTGTGGGAGTGTCCATGTTTATTGCTACCATCAATGGTGTATTGCCCTTTAGTTTGTTTACCCACCAGGCTATGTATTTTGGTTTTGGTGCTGAGGCGTTGGTGTTTGCCCTGGCTTTGGGCGATCGATTAAATACGCTCAAGCTGGAAAAAGAGGTAGCTCAAGCAAAAAATCTTCAGCTGGTACAAGAGCAAAACAAGGTATTGGGAGAAAAAGTAGAAGAAAAAACTAAAGAGCTACGTTCGGCTTACGAAGACTTAAAACAAAATAACGAAGAGTTGGTGCAGACTCAACACAGTATTTCGTTGCAACGCGATAAGTTAGAAATGCAAAACAAAGCGTTGTTTAGGTATCAAAACCGAATTAACCAAAGTATAGAAGCCGCCAACCTTATTCAAAGTGCCATTTTGCCTGCTACCAACAGCATTGAAGGCTTTTTTGCCGAGCATTTTGTCGTGTATAAACCCAAAGACATTGTATCGGGTGATTTTTATTGGATTCATTCGCTTGACCAACATAAGTTGATGCTCATTGTGGCCGACTGTACCGGACACGGAGTGCCAGGGGCTTTTATGACTTTGATTGGGCACATTTTGCTCGACAGAATTGTGCGTATTCACCATGTAGACGACCCCTCAGAAGTATTGACCAGGCTCAACGATGAAATATACCGGGTGCTGCGCCAAGAAGAAACAGGCAACAATAATGGGATGGATGCCACTGCTTTGGTGATAGAAAAAAGAGAAGCAGGGGATTTTCAGATTGATTTTTCGGGTGCCAAAAGCCGAATGTTGTATGTAGATGCCAGCGACCAGGCGTTGAAAGAACTCAAAGGTACTCGAAAGTTTATTGGTGGTTTTCAGATGCCCGATCGAGGATTTGAGAAAAAAGTAATTTATTTGACCCCAGATAGCATATTGTACATGGGCTCTGACGGTTTGGTAGACCAAAATGACATTGACCGCAAAAAAATTGGTACTACCCGTCTCAAGCGGCTTTTGATAAGTAATGCCCGCTTACCCCTTGCCCAACAAAAACAGGCCATTGTAGATACCCTTGCCCAACACATGGAAGGCACCGAACAGCGGGACGATATTTTGTGGATGGGCATCAAGCTTTAAGGTGTTTTGAACTAAAGGAGGGTTTATGGGAGCCGAAAGGAAGGTGTATATTGCAAATAATAAGACACGTCGTCGTGACGTATTATTTCAAAGCCTACTCTTTGGTAGAGGCGTAGCGCTGGGTTATGCTTGAGCACACTCAGTACCACTTTCAGCTTGTTTTCCCGGGCTTTTGACAGCACATTTTCCAACACCGTTTTCCCTATCCCTTTGCCTTGGTATTCGGGGGCTATTTGTATTTGAATCACTTCTATTTGTGTCTCATCTTGTGTATACTTTAGCAAGCCAGCTTTTGTGCCTTGCCAACAAATGATATAGGCATTTTCTAATTGATACCTGATGCGACTCAAATGGGTTTGTTGGTCGGTGGGTATGCCTGCCAACTCCAGATAATGAGTCATCGTTTGCTGGCGTAGCCACAGCAAATACTCTATATCCTGAGGAGTGGCAGGCAGGTATGTCAACATATTTGTCACTATTCCCAAATACCGTTAGTAGCCGTTAAGATTACAGGCTCATCGTTGGTAATCATAATTGTATGCTCGTGTTGTGCCACAAAACCACCTTGGTTACCCACCAGTGTCCAGCCGTCTGCCTGGGTAAGCGCCTTAGACGATTTGGTGGCAATAAAAGTCTCAATGGCTACTGTAGTATTATTTTTGAATCGTTTGCGGTTAAATCGATCATAACAATTGAGAATATCAGAAGGTTCTTCGTGCAAACTGCGCCCTACCCCGTGTCCGGCAAGGTTTCTTATCACTGTAAATCCTCGTTTTTTTGCTTCGGTTTCTATTATTTTACCAATGTGTGCAATTCGTACTCCTGCCTTGGTCTGATAAATCGCCTTATGCAAAATATCTTTAGAGGCATCTACCAAAGCCTGGTGTGAGTGTATGTCTTCGCCCAGTACAAACGAACCTCCATTGTCTGCCCAAAAACCATTCAACTCTGCCGATACATCTACATTTACCAAGTCTCCTTCTTGCAGTATTTTATTTGCCGATGGAATGCCATGGGCGATTTCCTGGTTGATACTGATACAAGTATACCCTGGAAATCGATAGGCGAGGTGGGGGGCTGATTGGGCGCCCAGGTCTTTGAGCAATTGCCCGCCAAAATCGTCGAGCTCTTTTGCCGACATTCCAGGCTTGGCATAGGCACGCATTTCTTTCAAAGTAATGGCTACTGCATTGCTCACTGCTTGCATTCCTTCAAGTTCCGATTCTTTTCCTATAGACATAATATTTTTTGCTAAGCCAGGCTCGCTACTAAGCATCAGATGCGGCTTATTTGCTACCTGCTTTGATTAAGAGTTTTTATGCACTCATTACCTAATGAGCATTTATTCAATATTGAATTATTCCACCCTCATACAAATGCTGGTCAGTATGTGGAGTGATAAGTTAATGGTTTTTACGATAAAATCAGAAATAATGAGCTTTAGTGATCTGGAAAAAATAAGATGTGCCAATTTAAGAAAATATATTGTTCTCAGACGATTCAAAAAAAACGGTGCATAGCCAAAGCTATGAGGCTTTTTTTTTGAGAAGAATGAGGGCAATAGATACACTTTAATGGCTCAAATTATTTATGAAAAATCACTTAAAGTCCCACCAATACTTTTTTTACCAAATTGGTGGCGGTGCCTTTAATTTTAACGAGCACCATTCCACTGGCGCCTGCAGGAATTTTAATTTGTATAGTACCCAAAGCCGTACCATTGTATTGGCTAAGCAGTGCCCCCTGCATGCTATACACTCCTACTTGTACTTGTTGCCCCTGTAGCTGAGCACTGGGTACGATTGTTACCCGGTTGGTGGCAGGATTGGGATACACCTTGACCTGATTTGTTGATAACCGTATCAAACCAGGCGAAGTAGCCAGGGTTTGGCGTCTTGGGCTGTTTGCCATCACAATTCGCATGCGGGCTACCTGATCATGAGTAAATATATTCATGCATTCATCGTAGCTGTAGTCCATGTAGTTTTCTATCATTGCTGGCTCGCCATTGCAGGCGGTAGGCTTGGGGTCACAACCTACCCCGTGA of Microscilla marina ATCC 23134 contains these proteins:
- the map gene encoding type I methionyl aminopeptidase produces the protein MSIGKESELEGMQAVSNAVAITLKEMRAYAKPGMSAKELDDFGGQLLKDLGAQSAPHLAYRFPGYTCISINQEIAHGIPSANKILQEGDLVNVDVSAELNGFWADNGGSFVLGEDIHSHQALVDASKDILHKAIYQTKAGVRIAHIGKIIETEAKKRGFTVIRNLAGHGVGRSLHEEPSDILNCYDRFNRKRFKNNTTVAIETFIATKSSKALTQADGWTLVGNQGGFVAQHEHTIMITNDEPVILTATNGIWE
- a CDS encoding 7TM diverse intracellular signaling domain-containing protein: MIKRFIPENQWWLWLLVLIFTYTSGFAQTHPVVVQQTSQMQLIGTSVAYLKDTSAKLSLHDVLKPEYQQRFQNQGKVVFNSDATNAAFWFKFVVKNETNEDLWLKIGDNFASWYLDFYTPVKGDSLGKHTRPRLLGALRPQQNREFPSHFYCVRLAKEDDRQTKVFYLRAKGNFPKVYTFQVGTTYALTKHLNVYEYIVSGFVALILSMLVYNAFIWYSTRDKIYLYYILALLGILMNITFDSGYPLIHHPLLWKYFFWWHGTGFLFICLFAVHYLELAKNAPKVYYFIVLLMFFVIGVFPVLGLLTNNAPGLMIPYQIIVLLFYSSLLFTAFFLWYKGLRNARFYVWGWSFVIVGVSMFIATINGVLPFSLFTHQAMYFGFGAEALVFALALGDRLNTLKLEKEVAQAKNLQLVQEQNKVLGEKVEEKTKELRSAYEDLKQNNEELVQTQHSISLQRDKLEMQNKALFRYQNRINQSIEAANLIQSAILPATNSIEGFFAEHFVVYKPKDIVSGDFYWIHSLDQHKLMLIVADCTGHGVPGAFMTLIGHILLDRIVRIHHVDDPSEVLTRLNDEIYRVLRQEETGNNNGMDATALVIEKREAGDFQIDFSGAKSRMLYVDASDQALKELKGTRKFIGGFQMPDRGFEKKVIYLTPDSILYMGSDGLVDQNDIDRKKIGTTRLKRLLISNARLPLAQQKQAIVDTLAQHMEGTEQRDDILWMGIKL
- a CDS encoding GNAT family N-acetyltransferase; this encodes MLTYLPATPQDIEYLLWLRQQTMTHYLELAGIPTDQQTHLSRIRYQLENAYIICWQGTKAGLLKYTQDETQIEVIQIQIAPEYQGKGIGKTVLENVLSKARENKLKVVLSVLKHNPALRLYQRVGFEIIRHDDVSYYLQYTPSFRLP